The uncultured Fibrobacter sp. genome includes the window CTACAACAAGCTTTCGGATCCTTTCACACGGTACGTCCCTCCCGCCAAAAGCGAACAAACAAGGAATCACCTCAATACAAGCATCATTCCGGGTGACGTCGGCATGGAATACTCCGCATATTACAACATGGAGTACCCGATTGTCATCTACCGAGTCTACAAGAACGGCCCCGCCGGACGAGCAGGAGTTCCACGTTTCGGCAACATCTTGAGTGTAAACGGCGTCGAACTTAAGGGTGAAAACGCCTTCAACACTTACGACTCCTTGCTGACCTACAACACAGAAATCTCCATGGTTGTCGCATCGAACAGCGACACCACCCTGTATAAGATGACTAAAGAGGACATCTACGCCCCAACCGTATTCATAGACACCCTGAATAACATACCCTTCATTACCATCACAGGTTTCAAGCTCAACACCGCCGACCAGAAAAACGGAACCCTCGGTGAACTCCGTGCATACCTAGAAGAAACCCGCGGAACGACACAACCGAGGATTCTCGACCTGCGTAGCAATCCGGGCGGACACGTCAGCCAATGTATCGCCATGGCAGACCTGTTTATCGAAAAAGGTGTCATATCAACCCGTTCCTGGCGAAGCATCGCCCCCGACGGAAACCCGACCTACAAGAAAGTAACGGAAACGGCAAAAGAAGGCGATGCCGGCGAAGGCGGAAAATTCATAGCCCTAGTCAACAAGGGGAGCGCAAGTTGCGCCGAAATTTTCGCAGCCGCCATTCAAGAAGGAGCAAACATCCCTATCGTCGGAGACACGACCTACGGCAAAGGCATTGGACAAAGCTCCTGGAATACAATGGCCGGAGGCCTTGCCATCATCACGAACCTCGATTTCTTGACGCCCAAAAACAATTCATACCACAAGACA containing:
- a CDS encoding S41 family peptidase; amino-acid sequence: MLIALFLAACSDFFHPVESTPEPTEYSYNYWLLTRTYLYEDELPLLDEEGDSVNELYNKLSDPFTRYVPPAKSEQTRNHLNTSIIPGDVGMEYSAYYNMEYPIVIYRVYKNGPAGRAGVPRFGNILSVNGVELKGENAFNTYDSLLTYNTEISMVVASNSDTTLYKMTKEDIYAPTVFIDTLNNIPFITITGFKLNTADQKNGTLGELRAYLEETRGTTQPRILDLRSNPGGHVSQCIAMADLFIEKGVISTRSWRSIAPDGNPTYKKVTETAKEGDAGEGGKFIALVNKGSASCAEIFAAAIQEGANIPIVGDTTYGKGIGQSSWNTMAGGLAIITNLDFLTPKNNSYHKTGVIPDYPCEPATIQCGLEALEHFYGKKSNKARVLEPVTLRRSLDMGGAILQGDSIFYLKN